A region of uncultured Carboxylicivirga sp. DNA encodes the following proteins:
- a CDS encoding glycoside hydrolase family 13 protein, whose protein sequence is MQKSPLLLLMMLFLGFNIVAKNKIERIEPAFWWAGMKDTELQVMVYGENISELRAEINYEGVQLERSVLVESPNYQFLYLNIDKHTKPGSFDINFTRKGKNVLTYKYELKQRQEGSALREGYNTSDVIYLITPDRFVNGNPDNDNVEGMTEQANRNDLNGRHGGDLEGIISHLDYIDEMGFTALWLNPVMENNMTRTSYHGYAITDFYNTDARYGTNDDYLMLVKEAKKKGIKVIIDMILNHCGSEHWWMKDLPTSDWLHFQDGWKPTTHLRETNLDPYASDYDKRMHADGWFVESMPDLNQSNPLMADYLIYNTIWWIEYADLDGIRMDTYPYPDKDFMAEWTKRVMTEYPHFNMVGEEWSVNPAIVSYWQKGKHNADGYTSFLPGVFDFPLQEALVKALNEDDRNWGQGLIRLYGMLANDFLYADPSQLVTFPDNHDMSRFYTQINEDFDLFNMGMAYIAVTRGIPQIYYGTEILMTNPNSDSHGEIRSDFPGGWDGDKVNAFTGKGLAADAIEAQDFVKTLLNWRKGSKEVHKGCLKHFAPASGSGIYTVFRYTEEKAVMLIMNKNTEDKKVDLTHYKDEVIGDATTGLNVITGKKVDISEASINVKARSFILLEIDL, encoded by the coding sequence ATGCAAAAATCACCTTTACTTCTTTTAATGATGTTATTTCTTGGATTTAACATCGTTGCAAAAAATAAAATAGAACGGATTGAACCTGCCTTTTGGTGGGCAGGAATGAAAGATACCGAACTTCAGGTTATGGTTTATGGAGAGAATATCTCTGAACTTCGTGCCGAAATAAATTATGAAGGCGTGCAATTAGAACGTTCTGTTTTGGTTGAATCACCTAATTATCAATTTCTTTACTTAAATATTGATAAACATACTAAACCCGGTTCATTTGATATCAACTTTACCCGTAAAGGAAAAAACGTTTTAACTTATAAATATGAGTTGAAGCAGAGACAAGAAGGATCAGCACTTCGCGAAGGATACAATACTTCGGATGTTATTTATCTGATTACCCCCGATCGTTTTGTAAACGGTAATCCCGACAACGATAATGTGGAAGGGATGACAGAACAAGCTAATCGAAATGATTTGAACGGTCGTCATGGTGGTGATCTGGAAGGGATTATCTCTCATCTGGATTATATAGATGAGATGGGTTTTACTGCGTTATGGCTAAATCCTGTCATGGAAAACAACATGACCAGAACATCTTACCATGGTTACGCCATTACCGATTTTTATAACACTGATGCCCGATATGGAACCAACGATGATTATCTGATGTTGGTTAAGGAAGCTAAGAAAAAAGGAATCAAGGTAATTATAGATATGATCCTGAATCATTGTGGTTCTGAGCATTGGTGGATGAAGGATTTACCAACATCTGACTGGTTACATTTTCAGGATGGTTGGAAACCAACAACTCATCTGCGCGAAACTAATCTTGATCCATATGCTTCAGACTATGATAAAAGGATGCATGCCGATGGTTGGTTTGTAGAATCAATGCCCGATTTAAATCAGAGTAATCCTTTAATGGCCGATTATCTTATTTACAATACTATCTGGTGGATCGAATATGCTGATCTGGACGGTATCAGGATGGATACCTATCCTTATCCGGATAAAGATTTTATGGCTGAATGGACCAAAAGAGTGATGACTGAATATCCACATTTTAATATGGTGGGTGAAGAATGGTCGGTTAACCCTGCCATCGTTTCGTATTGGCAGAAAGGAAAACACAATGCTGATGGTTATACCTCGTTTTTACCCGGAGTTTTTGATTTCCCATTACAGGAAGCTCTGGTCAAGGCTTTAAATGAGGATGACAGAAATTGGGGACAGGGTCTGATTCGATTGTATGGTATGTTGGCAAATGATTTTCTGTATGCGGATCCTTCCCAATTGGTAACTTTTCCTGATAATCACGATATGAGTCGTTTCTATACTCAAATCAATGAAGATTTTGATTTGTTTAATATGGGAATGGCATACATTGCTGTAACACGTGGTATACCTCAAATTTATTACGGAACCGAGATTTTAATGACCAATCCAAACTCGGATTCTCATGGTGAGATACGTTCCGATTTTCCTGGAGGTTGGGATGGTGATAAGGTGAATGCTTTTACCGGTAAAGGATTAGCAGCTGATGCTATAGAAGCCCAAGATTTTGTTAAAACTCTTTTGAACTGGCGTAAAGGTAGTAAAGAAGTGCATAAAGGTTGTTTAAAGCATTTTGCACCTGCCTCCGGATCGGGTATCTATACGGTTTTTAGATATACTGAAGAAAAAGCTGTAATGCTTATTATGAATAAAAATACAGAGGATAAAAAAGTAGATCTTACCCATTATAAAGATGAGGTGATTGGTGATGCAACTACCGGATTGAATGTGATAACAGGTAAAAAGGTTGATATTTCTGAGGCATCCATCAATGTAAAAGCCCGTTCGTTTATATTATTGGAAATAGACCTTTAA
- the carB gene encoding carbamoyl-phosphate synthase (glutamine-hydrolyzing) large subunit, translating into MKKNVKKVVVLGSGALKIGEAGEFDYSGSQALKALKEEGIETVLINPNIATVQTSEGIADKIYYLPVTPYFVEEVMKKEKPEGILLAFGGQTALNCGTKLYEAGTLAKYNVEVLGTPVQSIIDTEDREIFANKLKEIDVKTPISIAVTNIADAVKASDVIGFPIIVRAAYTLGGMGSGFCSNKEELIARAENAFSYSNQILVEESLKGWKEVEYEVVRDAYNNCITVCNMENFDPLGIHTGESIVVAPSQTLSNAEYHKLRELAIKIIRHIGIVGECNVQYALDPYSEDYRVIEVNARLSRSSALASKATGYPLAFIAAKLGLGYSLHELKNSVTKTTTAFFEPALDYIVCKIPRWDLGKFTGVSKQIGSSMKSVGEIMAIGRNFEEAIQKGLRMVGQGMHGFVANQPLKNKDIKEELAEPTDQRVFAISEALQEGMSVDEIHNLTRIDKWFLEKLKNITDHKELLEKYNTLEDLPTEELLNAKKMGFSDFQVSRLVLKTDGIDMEKGLLSVREYRKANGILPVVKQIDTMAGEFPAQINYLYLTYSGTEHDIEFEKDGKSVVVLGSGAYRIGSSVEFDWCSVNSLNTINDQGYRSIMINYNPETVSTDYDMCSRLYFDELTQERVLDIIDLELPKGVIVSVGGQIPNNLAMKLHRQNVPILGTSPTDIDRAENRQKFSSLLDELGVDQPRWSELTSIDDIFKFVDEVGFPVLVRPSYVLSGAAMNVVSNKDELEHFLTLAANVSKEFPVVVSEFIEEAKEIEIDAVANNGEVIAYAISEHIEFAGVHSGDATIVFPPQKLYVETIRRIKKIARQIAKGLNITGPFNMQLLAKDNDIKVIECNLRASRSFPFVSKVLKVNLIDMATRAMLGLPVEKLTKSSFELDYVGIKAPQFSFARLQKADPVLGVDMSSTGEVGCIGETYYDAVLQSMLSVGYRVPEKNVLISSGPARSKLELLKSAALLKERGYNLFATGGTHKFFAENGIETTLVYWPNQDQKPNVIDLIRDKKIDLVINIPKNLSKDELKNGYQIRRDAIDFNIPLITNARLASAFIYSFCKLGQEHISIKHWDEYK; encoded by the coding sequence ATGAAGAAGAACGTCAAGAAGGTCGTTGTACTGGGCTCAGGAGCGCTGAAAATCGGAGAAGCAGGTGAATTTGATTATTCAGGATCTCAAGCTTTAAAAGCCCTGAAAGAAGAAGGTATTGAAACGGTATTGATCAACCCCAACATTGCAACCGTACAAACTTCAGAAGGTATCGCTGATAAAATTTACTATCTGCCTGTTACACCGTACTTCGTTGAAGAAGTGATGAAGAAAGAAAAGCCTGAAGGTATTCTTTTGGCTTTTGGAGGACAAACTGCTTTAAATTGCGGTACTAAATTGTATGAAGCAGGTACACTTGCCAAATACAATGTGGAAGTTTTAGGAACACCTGTTCAATCAATTATCGACACCGAAGATCGTGAAATCTTCGCCAACAAATTAAAAGAGATCGATGTTAAAACTCCAATAAGTATAGCGGTTACCAATATTGCAGATGCAGTGAAGGCATCCGACGTGATCGGATTCCCTATTATTGTGAGAGCTGCCTATACCTTAGGAGGTATGGGTTCTGGGTTCTGCTCGAACAAAGAAGAATTGATTGCACGTGCTGAAAATGCTTTCTCTTATTCAAACCAGATTTTGGTAGAGGAATCATTAAAAGGCTGGAAAGAGGTTGAGTACGAAGTAGTGCGCGATGCATACAACAACTGTATTACGGTTTGTAACATGGAAAACTTCGACCCACTTGGGATTCACACCGGTGAAAGTATCGTGGTTGCTCCATCTCAAACTTTATCTAATGCTGAATATCATAAACTTCGTGAGTTAGCTATTAAGATTATTCGCCACATTGGTATCGTTGGAGAATGTAATGTACAGTATGCATTGGATCCATATTCAGAAGACTATCGTGTTATTGAGGTGAATGCCCGTCTTTCTCGCTCAAGTGCATTAGCATCTAAAGCAACCGGTTATCCATTAGCTTTTATTGCTGCAAAGTTAGGACTTGGATATAGCCTGCACGAATTAAAGAACTCTGTGACCAAAACAACTACAGCATTCTTCGAACCAGCACTTGATTACATTGTTTGTAAAATACCTCGTTGGGATTTAGGTAAATTTACAGGTGTATCTAAGCAGATTGGCTCGAGCATGAAGAGTGTGGGTGAAATTATGGCCATCGGACGTAACTTTGAAGAAGCTATTCAAAAAGGTCTTAGAATGGTTGGTCAGGGCATGCACGGATTTGTTGCTAATCAACCACTGAAAAACAAAGATATTAAAGAAGAGTTAGCCGAACCAACTGATCAAAGGGTATTTGCTATCTCTGAAGCACTTCAGGAAGGTATGTCGGTTGACGAGATTCACAATCTGACCAGAATCGACAAATGGTTCCTTGAAAAACTTAAGAATATAACTGACCATAAAGAACTTCTTGAGAAGTACAATACACTGGAAGATCTTCCAACAGAAGAACTTTTAAATGCCAAGAAAATGGGATTCTCTGATTTCCAGGTTTCTCGTCTGGTTCTAAAAACTGATGGCATTGACATGGAAAAGGGTCTGCTTTCTGTTCGTGAGTATCGTAAGGCAAATGGTATTTTACCTGTTGTGAAACAGATTGATACTATGGCAGGAGAGTTTCCTGCTCAAATCAACTACCTGTATCTGACTTATAGTGGAACTGAGCATGATATTGAGTTCGAAAAAGATGGAAAATCTGTAGTCGTTCTTGGTTCGGGTGCCTATCGTATTGGTTCATCAGTTGAGTTCGACTGGTGTAGCGTTAACTCTCTTAACACCATTAACGATCAGGGTTATCGTTCGATCATGATCAACTACAACCCTGAAACAGTGAGTACCGACTACGATATGTGTAGCCGACTGTACTTTGATGAATTAACTCAGGAAAGAGTGTTGGACATCATCGATCTTGAATTGCCTAAAGGAGTGATTGTATCGGTTGGTGGACAGATTCCGAATAACCTGGCAATGAAATTACATCGCCAGAATGTGCCAATTTTAGGAACCTCTCCAACAGATATTGACCGTGCAGAAAACCGTCAGAAGTTCTCAAGTCTATTGGATGAACTTGGTGTTGACCAACCACGCTGGAGTGAATTAACTTCCATCGATGATATTTTCAAATTTGTTGATGAAGTTGGCTTCCCAGTCTTGGTTCGTCCTTCATATGTACTTTCTGGTGCAGCAATGAACGTTGTTTCGAACAAAGACGAATTGGAACACTTCCTAACACTGGCAGCCAATGTATCTAAAGAATTCCCGGTAGTTGTTTCTGAATTTATTGAGGAAGCCAAGGAAATTGAAATTGATGCAGTAGCTAACAATGGTGAGGTAATTGCATATGCAATCAGTGAGCACATTGAATTTGCTGGTGTACACTCCGGAGATGCAACCATTGTATTCCCACCTCAGAAATTATATGTAGAGACTATTCGTCGAATCAAGAAGATTGCCCGTCAGATTGCAAAAGGCCTTAACATTACGGGTCCTTTCAACATGCAGTTACTGGCAAAAGACAACGATATTAAAGTAATTGAATGTAACCTGCGTGCTTCGCGAAGCTTCCCGTTTGTTTCAAAAGTATTAAAGGTGAATCTTATCGATATGGCTACCAGGGCAATGCTTGGATTACCTGTTGAAAAGCTTACTAAAAGTTCTTTCGAACTTGATTATGTTGGTATCAAAGCTCCTCAATTCTCTTTTGCACGTTTGCAAAAAGCCGACCCTGTATTAGGTGTTGATATGTCATCAACCGGTGAGGTAGGTTGTATCGGGGAGACCTATTACGATGCGGTTCTACAATCAATGCTATCGGTGGGATATCGCGTACCAGAAAAGAATGTATTGATTTCTTCTGGTCCTGCCCGTTCAAAACTGGAATTATTGAAGAGCGCAGCATTATTAAAAGAACGTGGTTACAATCTTTTTGCAACAGGCGGAACTCATAAGTTCTTTGCTGAGAATGGAATTGAAACAACATTGGTATACTGGCCTAATCAGGATCAGAAACCAAACGTAATTGATCTCATTCGCGACAAGAAGATTGATTTGGTAATTAATATCCCTAAAAACTTATCTAAAGATGAGTTGAAAAACGGATACCAAATCCGTCGTGATGCAATCGACTTTAACATTCCATTGATTACAAATGCTCGATTAGCAAGTGCTTTCATCTATTCGTTCTGTAAATTAGGACAAGAACACATTAGCATCAAGCATTGGGATGAATATAAATAG
- a CDS encoding GNAT family N-acetyltransferase, with protein MEFNIFVAQKEHATYVDIILETIAEAAKVRGTGIAKRNPDYIQKKIEEGKAILALHEGEFAGFCYIETWGHEKFVANSGLIVVDRFRGNGLAKAIKSKAFELSRTRYPQAKLFGLTTGLAVMKINSDLGYRPVTFSELTDDEMFWKGCQTCVNYDILLRTSRKHCLCTGMLFDPEKMKSVKEEKQKSKSMKSRWQSVRESVLQLKKNNNNKDNVLNKFKRAMALFV; from the coding sequence ATGGAGTTCAACATTTTTGTCGCACAAAAAGAACATGCCACATACGTGGATATAATTCTGGAGACCATTGCAGAAGCTGCAAAGGTTAGAGGCACTGGTATTGCCAAGCGAAATCCTGATTATATCCAAAAGAAAATTGAAGAGGGGAAGGCAATATTAGCTTTGCACGAGGGAGAGTTTGCAGGTTTTTGTTACATAGAGACCTGGGGACATGAGAAGTTTGTTGCTAACTCCGGTCTGATAGTTGTTGATCGCTTCAGGGGTAATGGGCTTGCAAAAGCCATTAAAAGTAAGGCCTTTGAACTTTCAAGAACACGATATCCACAGGCCAAATTATTTGGTCTGACTACGGGTCTTGCCGTAATGAAGATTAATTCAGATTTGGGTTACAGACCTGTTACCTTCTCTGAGTTAACGGACGATGAAATGTTCTGGAAAGGTTGTCAAACCTGTGTGAACTATGATATTTTGCTGAGAACTTCGAGAAAGCATTGTTTGTGTACAGGAATGCTTTTTGATCCTGAAAAAATGAAATCTGTAAAAGAAGAAAAGCAGAAGTCAAAAAGTATGAAAAGCCGCTGGCAATCAGTACGCGAGTCGGTATTGCAACTGAAGAAAAATAACAATAACAAAGATAACGTTCTGAATAAGTTTAAGAGAGCAATGGCTCTTTTTGTATAG
- a CDS encoding ArgR family transcriptional regulator: MKIKAHRLLAIKHLVSSRKVSSQEELVSLLEEEGFKLTQATLSRDLKYLKVAKVPDVETGYKYVIPEIGQKVEASLPSNEDFPVSGVESMEFSGQMAIIKTRPGFANGIASVIDSHGPYEILGTIAGDDTILLISREGISKTDVINALSLFMPGLKEKTI; encoded by the coding sequence ATGAAAATTAAGGCGCATCGATTATTGGCTATTAAGCATCTGGTTAGTTCGCGAAAAGTTAGTTCGCAGGAAGAGCTGGTTAGTTTGCTTGAAGAGGAAGGGTTTAAACTAACTCAAGCCACCTTATCGCGTGACTTGAAATATCTGAAGGTAGCTAAAGTGCCAGATGTTGAAACAGGATATAAATATGTAATACCTGAAATTGGACAAAAGGTTGAAGCTTCCTTACCTTCGAATGAAGATTTCCCTGTAAGCGGTGTGGAATCGATGGAATTTTCAGGTCAGATGGCAATTATTAAAACACGTCCGGGATTTGCTAACGGAATAGCATCTGTTATTGACAGTCATGGGCCATATGAGATATTAGGAACTATTGCGGGTGATGACACTATTTTGCTCATTAGTCGTGAAGGAATAAGTAAAACGGACGTAATCAATGCTTTATCATTGTTTATGCCAGGGTTAAAAGAAAAAACAATATAA
- a CDS encoding argininosuccinate synthase domain-containing protein: protein MKDKVVLAYSGGLDTSFCVKYLTEERQLDVYSALANTGGFSETELKDIEGKAYELGVTKHIALDVTDRYYQRCIRYMIYGNVLKNNTYPLSVSSERIFQALAIVEYARKIGAKYIAHGSTGAGNDQVRFDLTFQVLAPEIKVIAPIRELQLSREAEIDFLKKRGINRDWTKMEYSINKGLWGTSIGGKETLTSNQTLPEAAYPSQMVKDGEETLTIDFEKGELSKINGQAYDNKIDAIKAIEGLAAPYAVGRDMHVGDTIIGIKGRVGFEAAAPLVIIKAHHVLEKHTLTKWQMHWKEQLGNWYGMFLHESQYLEPSMRDIEKFLESTQRNVTGKVIIKLKPYHFQVVGIESEHDLMSSVFGEYGEMNKAWSASDVEGFTTILSTPMKIYNAVNKGELNLEDAED, encoded by the coding sequence ATGAAGGATAAAGTAGTTTTAGCGTATAGCGGAGGATTAGATACATCATTTTGTGTAAAGTACCTGACCGAGGAAAGGCAACTGGACGTATATTCGGCTTTAGCCAATACCGGTGGTTTTTCTGAAACTGAATTAAAGGATATTGAGGGGAAAGCCTATGAATTAGGCGTAACCAAACATATCGCTTTAGATGTTACCGATCGCTATTATCAGCGCTGTATTCGTTATATGATTTATGGCAATGTGTTAAAAAATAATACTTATCCTTTATCTGTTAGCTCAGAGCGTATCTTTCAGGCTCTTGCTATAGTTGAGTATGCACGAAAAATTGGTGCAAAGTATATTGCTCATGGTAGTACAGGTGCTGGTAATGACCAGGTTAGATTTGACCTGACCTTTCAGGTGTTAGCTCCTGAAATTAAGGTAATCGCACCTATCCGAGAGTTGCAGTTATCACGTGAAGCCGAGATTGACTTCTTAAAGAAGCGCGGAATCAATCGAGACTGGACCAAAATGGAATATTCCATTAATAAAGGTCTTTGGGGTACAAGTATTGGAGGAAAAGAAACTTTAACTTCTAATCAAACTTTGCCCGAAGCAGCTTATCCAAGTCAAATGGTTAAAGATGGTGAGGAAACTTTAACCATCGATTTTGAGAAAGGTGAACTTAGTAAAATCAATGGACAGGCTTACGATAATAAAATTGATGCTATAAAAGCCATTGAAGGATTGGCTGCGCCTTACGCTGTTGGCAGAGATATGCATGTGGGTGATACTATCATTGGAATTAAAGGTCGAGTTGGGTTTGAAGCAGCCGCACCTTTAGTAATAATAAAAGCTCACCATGTACTTGAAAAGCATACGCTAACAAAATGGCAAATGCATTGGAAAGAGCAATTGGGTAACTGGTACGGAATGTTTTTACATGAGTCGCAATACCTGGAACCATCCATGCGGGATATTGAGAAATTCCTTGAAAGTACTCAACGAAATGTTACAGGTAAGGTTATCATCAAACTAAAGCCTTATCACTTTCAGGTGGTTGGAATTGAATCAGAACATGATTTAATGAGTAGTGTATTTGGTGAATATGGCGAAATGAATAAGGCATGGTCTGCCTCAGATGTTGAGGGATTTACCACTATCTTATCTACTCCAATGAAAATTTATAACGCAGTAAATAAAGGGGAACTGAACTTAGAGGATGCAGAAGATTAA